The following proteins come from a genomic window of Motilibacter peucedani:
- a CDS encoding ABC transporter ATP-binding protein — protein sequence MAEHAASCEGVVRIYWSPGGEVHALKGVDAVLPAGSLTALTGPSGSGKTSLLKILAAQDRPTAGLAVVAGEPLTALSGRRLRALRRRHIGYVFARPPDNLQPELTVVGHLREAGRLRGLPRPVVRQETEELVGLLGLTERADHRPDQLSGGEQQRLAFAQAVVGSPALVVADEPTGELDSATTADLLGVVRRLAHRGTTVLVATHDPQAAEVADQVLAMRSGTIAAEQVAGRRLAVIDGNGRLQLPDEVLRRFHTRRVEIDVDESGVHLREPS from the coding sequence GTGGCTGAGCACGCGGCGTCGTGCGAGGGCGTCGTGCGCATCTACTGGTCGCCCGGCGGCGAGGTGCACGCGCTCAAGGGCGTCGACGCCGTCCTGCCGGCGGGCAGCCTCACCGCGCTCACCGGTCCCTCCGGCTCGGGCAAGACCTCGCTGCTCAAGATCCTCGCAGCGCAGGACCGGCCGACCGCAGGCCTGGCCGTGGTGGCGGGCGAGCCGCTCACCGCGCTGTCCGGCCGCCGGCTGCGGGCCCTGCGCCGCAGGCACATCGGCTACGTCTTCGCCCGGCCGCCCGACAACCTGCAGCCCGAGCTGACCGTCGTCGGGCACCTGCGCGAGGCGGGGCGGCTGCGCGGGCTGCCCCGGCCGGTCGTGCGCCAGGAGACCGAGGAGCTCGTCGGCCTGCTGGGCCTCACCGAGCGCGCCGACCACCGGCCCGACCAGCTCTCGGGCGGCGAGCAGCAGCGGCTCGCGTTCGCCCAGGCGGTGGTGGGGTCGCCGGCGCTCGTCGTCGCCGACGAGCCGACCGGCGAGCTCGACTCAGCAACCACAGCAGACCTCCTCGGCGTCGTGCGCCGTCTCGCCCACCGGGGCACGACCGTGCTGGTGGCTACGCACGACCCTCAGGCGGCCGAGGTCGCCGACCAGGTGCTCGCCATGCGCTCCGGCACCATCGCCGCCGAGCAGGTCGCGGGACGCCGGCTGGCGGTCATCGACGGCAACGGCCGCCTCCAGCTCCCCGACGAGGTGCTGCGCCGCTTCCACACCCGCCGTGTCGAGATCGACGTCGACGAGAGCGGCGTGCACCTGCGGGAGCCGTCGTGA
- a CDS encoding ABC transporter ATP-binding protein, which translates to MSVLSTQPVLSVRGVTKAYRRGRETVHALRGVDLEVAPGEVVVLLGRSGSGKTTLLNCVAGWEAPDSGAVEVLSTTGTPWQQVAVVPQRFGLLDELTLAENVALPARLAGSPEPEAAARELLEELGLAVVLDRLPAEVSLGEAQRAALARALVVRPTLLLADEPTGRLDEALSVKVAALVRRRCHEQGSAALLASHDALTAASADRVVRLHDGQLREESPAT; encoded by the coding sequence GTGAGCGTCCTGTCCACCCAGCCCGTGCTGTCGGTGCGCGGCGTGACCAAGGCGTACCGACGGGGTCGCGAGACGGTCCACGCGCTGCGCGGCGTCGACCTCGAGGTCGCGCCCGGCGAGGTCGTCGTGCTGCTCGGGCGCTCCGGCTCCGGCAAGACCACGCTGCTCAACTGCGTCGCGGGCTGGGAGGCGCCCGACAGCGGCGCGGTCGAGGTGCTGTCGACGACCGGTACGCCCTGGCAGCAGGTCGCGGTCGTGCCGCAGCGCTTCGGGCTGCTCGACGAGCTGACCCTCGCCGAGAACGTCGCCCTGCCCGCGCGTCTCGCCGGCTCGCCCGAGCCGGAGGCCGCCGCACGCGAGCTGCTCGAGGAGCTCGGCCTGGCGGTCGTCCTCGACCGGCTGCCGGCCGAGGTGTCGCTGGGGGAGGCGCAGCGCGCGGCGCTGGCCCGCGCGCTCGTCGTCAGGCCGACCCTGCTGCTCGCCGACGAGCCGACCGGGCGCCTCGACGAGGCGCTGTCGGTGAAGGTCGCCGCACTCGTACGCCGCCGCTGCCACGAGCAGGGCAGCGCGGCGCTGCTCGCCAGCCACGACGCCCTGACCGCCGCGTCCGCCGACCGGGTCGTGCGGCTGCACGACGGTCAGCTGCGCGAGGAGAGCCCTGCGACGTAG
- a CDS encoding mycothiol transferase gives MTNAIDILTDAFGRVQQTLHSAVEGLTADQLAARPDGRGNSVAWLAWHLARVQDDHIADAAGSEQVWTSQGFAGRMQLPFDDAETGYGFSPEQVAQVRPEDPQVLLDYLDAVHGRTVGWLAGVTEADLDRVVDENFDPPVTLAVRLVSIISDDLQHVGQAAYVAGLSSRS, from the coding sequence ATGACCAACGCCATCGACATCCTCACCGACGCGTTCGGCCGCGTGCAGCAGACGCTGCACTCCGCCGTCGAGGGCCTCACCGCCGACCAGCTCGCGGCCCGGCCCGACGGCCGCGGCAACTCGGTCGCCTGGCTGGCCTGGCACCTGGCGCGGGTGCAGGACGACCACATCGCCGACGCCGCCGGCTCAGAGCAGGTGTGGACCTCGCAGGGGTTCGCGGGCCGGATGCAGCTGCCCTTCGACGACGCGGAGACCGGCTACGGCTTCTCCCCCGAGCAGGTCGCCCAGGTGCGGCCCGAGGACCCGCAGGTGCTGCTCGACTACCTCGACGCCGTGCACGGGCGCACCGTCGGCTGGCTCGCGGGCGTCACCGAGGCCGACCTCGACCGGGTCGTCGACGAGAACTTCGACCCGCCGGTCACCCTCGCCGTGCGCCTGGTGAGCATCATCAGCGACGACCTGCAGCACGTCGGCCAGGCCGCCTACGTCGCAGGGCTCTCCTCGCGCAGCTGA
- a CDS encoding IS110 family RNA-guided transposase codes for MGSVGRVVIGTDPHKASATIEVVDEREVVHARGRFGMDRQGYALLLAYVRQWPCRVWAVEGANGTGRPLAQRLLADGERVLDVPAKLSARVRVLNTGQGRKTDATDAHSVAVAAVRGKALREVSVGEEIVVLRLLCDRRDELSRARAQALNRLHRLLLEIVPGGAPRHLSPLQARHLLATVRPRDPAGRVRKELAGELVGEVEDLDARLKTLTRRLRDAVQAQGSGLLNVFGIGPAGAARILADVQDVARFRDRNRFASWTGTAPIDASSGEQTRHRLSRAGNRRLNHVLYIAAIVQIRHDTVGRTYYRRKIAEGKTKLEALRCLRRRLSDVVYRQLVADAAARSLAALARVDIDEVGETGSGGHFGASTDSSAADLFPGVGTSDQPHPEPAPATLPPPSPAGKGAAAAPAPARRRARGVNVERPTGRTTLTPTNAAASSSGAAPRP; via the coding sequence ATGGGCAGCGTGGGCAGGGTGGTGATCGGTACCGACCCGCACAAGGCGTCGGCCACGATCGAGGTGGTCGACGAGCGTGAGGTCGTGCATGCGCGGGGCCGGTTCGGCATGGACCGGCAGGGCTATGCACTGTTGCTGGCCTACGTGCGGCAGTGGCCGTGCCGGGTGTGGGCGGTGGAGGGCGCGAACGGCACGGGCCGCCCGCTGGCGCAGCGGCTGCTCGCTGATGGCGAGCGCGTCCTCGACGTGCCGGCCAAGCTGTCGGCCCGGGTGCGGGTGCTGAACACGGGGCAGGGGCGCAAGACCGACGCCACGGACGCGCATTCGGTGGCGGTCGCCGCCGTGCGCGGCAAGGCCCTGCGTGAGGTGTCGGTGGGTGAGGAGATCGTGGTGCTGCGGCTGTTGTGCGACCGGCGCGATGAGCTGTCCCGGGCGCGGGCACAGGCGTTGAACCGGCTGCACCGACTGCTGCTCGAGATCGTTCCCGGCGGCGCGCCGCGGCACCTCTCCCCGCTGCAGGCACGCCACCTGCTGGCCACGGTGCGCCCGCGTGACCCGGCTGGCCGGGTGCGCAAGGAGCTGGCCGGCGAGCTGGTGGGCGAGGTGGAGGACCTCGACGCCCGGCTCAAGACCCTCACCAGGCGGCTGCGTGACGCGGTGCAGGCGCAGGGGTCCGGGCTGCTGAACGTGTTCGGGATCGGCCCGGCCGGCGCGGCCCGGATCCTCGCCGATGTGCAGGACGTCGCCCGGTTCCGGGACCGCAACCGGTTCGCGTCCTGGACCGGGACCGCGCCGATCGACGCCTCGAGCGGAGAGCAGACCCGGCACCGGTTGTCCCGGGCGGGTAACCGGCGGCTGAACCACGTGCTCTACATCGCCGCGATCGTGCAGATCCGACACGACACCGTCGGGCGGACCTACTACCGGCGCAAGATCGCCGAAGGCAAGACCAAGCTGGAGGCGCTGCGATGCCTGCGCAGGCGGCTCTCCGACGTGGTCTACCGCCAGCTCGTCGCCGACGCCGCCGCCCGCTCGCTCGCAGCCCTCGCCCGAGTCGACATCGACGAGGTCGGTGAGACGGGTTCGGGAGGGCACTTCGGGGCGTCTACGGACTCCAGCGCGGCCGACTTGTTCCCGGGCGTCGGCACTTCGGACCAGCCACATCCCGAACCCGCTCCTGCGACGCTACCCCCGCCGAGCCCGGCCGGGAAGGGCGCGGCGGCCGCCCCTGCGCCTGCTCGGCGGCGCGCCCGAGGCGTCAACGTGGAGCGCCCCACCGGACGAACGACGTTGACGCCGACCAACGCCGCCGCATCCTCATCAGGGGCCGCGCCACGCCCTTGA
- a CDS encoding RNA polymerase sigma factor encodes MTSDCLRDGADDAAVWSAVRGGSAGAFAVVFDRHSRGVYNALYRRTGSWDAAEELTGAVFLVAWQRRHDRLAGGDETLLPWLLKIAAHVASNAERSRRRYEAAVARLPAEPDVDPTSGADERLDASRVAAALAPALRALPAEQLAAVHALADHGDQAAAARALGVPAGTFTSRLSRARGRLRNASPDAAPKDSRHE; translated from the coding sequence GTGACCTCGGACTGCCTGCGCGACGGCGCTGACGACGCGGCCGTGTGGTCGGCGGTACGAGGTGGATCCGCCGGCGCGTTCGCCGTGGTGTTCGATCGGCACTCGCGCGGTGTCTACAACGCCCTGTACCGGCGCACCGGGTCGTGGGACGCCGCCGAGGAGCTGACAGGCGCAGTGTTCCTGGTCGCGTGGCAGCGACGGCATGACCGGCTGGCTGGCGGTGACGAGACACTGCTGCCTTGGCTGCTGAAGATCGCCGCTCACGTCGCGAGTAACGCCGAACGCTCACGTCGCCGCTACGAAGCAGCCGTTGCACGGCTGCCGGCTGAGCCGGACGTCGACCCCACCAGTGGCGCGGACGAAAGGCTCGACGCGTCCCGCGTCGCCGCCGCTCTGGCTCCCGCCCTCCGCGCTCTCCCTGCTGAGCAGCTGGCCGCAGTTCACGCCCTCGCCGATCACGGCGACCAGGCTGCGGCGGCTCGCGCCCTCGGCGTGCCTGCCGGCACGTTCACCTCACGGCTGTCCCGAGCGAGGGGACGCCTCCGCAACGCCTCACCCGACGCAGCACCCAAGGACTCCCGCCATGAGTGA